A region of the Pirellulales bacterium genome:
ATGATCGATGCGGAGTCGGGCGGCTGCTTCGACGGTCTGCAAGCGTCGGGACTAAATCGGAACCAAGGAGCGGAATCGACGCTGGCTCATTTGTGGACGGAGGTGCATAACATAGAAATGCAGCACGCGGTGAACGATTCATTGGAGGCCGGAATTGCACGCGTCTGATCTCAAATAGTTTGCAGAGGAAATGTTTTTCAACAGATAAGGAAATCTCAATGCTTCGAGAATCGAAAATCCCCAGCTTGTATACCGAGCTGTTCCATCGGCATCCGGACAATCCGATCCTTACCGCTCAGGATTGGCCCTATCCAGCGCATACCGCTTTCAACGCCGGTGCGTGTCAGGTGGGCAACGAAACTGTTTTATTGGTTCGCGTTGAAGATCGACGCGGTCATTCGCATCTGACAGTGGCCAGAAGCAACGATGGCATCTCGAACTGGCAAATTGATTCCAAACCAAGCTTTCTACCTGATCCCGCGAATTTTTCAGAGGAAGCTTGGGGTGTGGAAGATCCGCGACTGACATGGGTTGAAGAGCGCAAAGAATGGATTATTGCTTACACTGCATTCTCCCCCAGCGGACCATTGGTATCGTTGGCGGCAACCAAAGATTTCGTGACGTTCAATCGGCTCGGACCAGTCATGCCTCCCGAAGACAAGGACGCTGCTGTTTTTCCGCGGAAATTTAACGGCCGCTATGCGATGATTCATCGGCCGGTCTCCACTGGAAGCTCCGGGGCGCATATTTGGCTTTCGTTTTCGCCCGATCTCACGCATTGGGGCGATCATCATATCCTCTTGCACGCGCGGCGTGGTGCCTGGTGGGATGCAAACAAAATCGGTCTAAGCCCGCCACCCTTGGAAACGCCAGAAGGCTGGTTAATGTTGTATCACGGCGTTCGAAACACTGCCGGCGGATGTTTGTATCGCTTGGGGCTGGCGCTATTGGATTTGGAAGATCCGTGCCGCGTTCTTCATCGCAGTGACGAATGGATTTTTGCGCCCGAAATGCCCTACGAACGCCAAGGAGATGTGAGTGGAGTCGTGTTTCCATGCGGCTGGATTTTAGACCAGGCCAGCGGAGGCATCCGCATTTATTATGGGGGCGCCGACACCTGCATTGCGCTCGCCAAAGCACAACTTTCCGATCTGCTCAGCTATTTACGAAATTGTCCTGCACCTTCAGCAAAAAAACGACCTGGAATGACATTGTTGGAGTAAGAACATCAAACCGCGGTTACATTTCGTTGCAGCGACATGGCGCAATCTTCAAAAGTACAATCTCGGTTTGACTGCAATTATCGCACAGTTGAAATAACATCCCATGCCACCAAACTCAAAGAAGAAAAAACATGGCCGATGAAAAACAGTTGAACGCAATCCGATTTTTCTGCAAGAAGCCTTTTTCCGATAACGGATCGAAGAAGTCGCGGGGCCCGACGTACCATTGCTGGAGCGACTTGATCCAGCAGATTTCCTACTTTGACTTCGGCCATACACAAAAAGACCAGGCCCTCGTGGAAAATCTGGATCGAATAGTACGCAAAGAGTTTCCCAATGATGAGCACTGGGACCGTGCTGTTAGGTCTCAGGGTGTACACGAGAAAATCTTGTCGATCATTCGTCACAGTTTTACGAGCTTGGGGGTAGCATAGATCATCGATGAACGGCATCTGTCGCCATGTTGATCCGTCGAACAGTAAGCCCCAATCGTTTAGCAACGGACGCGATAGAATAGCCCTTGTCGACCAATTTGACGATTTTAAGGTCTAAGTTCTCTTTTTTATTTTTCGCTTTGGATTCCAGATTCGCAGTCCGCGATTGTGCTGCGCGTCTCGCATCCTTTTCTCTCGATTGTTGTCCCCGGCGTTTTTCTCTTCGGGATCGATCCGCTTCTTTGTCAGACATCACTCACTCACCCTTTTTAATGACTTGATTACCTTCGGATCTTTCCACGATTGGTATTTCGTCTGAAGCTGTATATATTGTGAGCGATAATAAAGCCAAGCCCCACGCAGCTTAGATATTTCGCGCGAACGGACATTATAGTAAGTGCTAGATTGTCAGATGACTAGATCAAAGAGGAGATTTGAAAGGCCGAAAGGCTCGTTAATGGGTAAACCGACAGCGCCATGGGCTGAAGCGTTTGCCTGACTTTTCTTGGGCGATTTTTTGTGAAGCTAATTTCCGCACCTGTTCATACACCAGCGGCAATAGTTCTGCGCTCGCATTAATATCTCCCTCGTCAATGGCGTTGAGTATTTGAGTGACCTCAGACCTGAGGTCAATGATAATGCCGCGCCAGCGTTGCCGCTACGAACGTGACCTGCTCCCCGATTCTTGGTCCAGACGGAATGCGAGGTTTTTTGTAACTTTGCATTTTGGAAAGGAGAACCTGGACCATGAAGGGAAAGCGATTTACGGAAGAGCAAATTGCATTAGCGATGCGGCAATCAGAA
Encoded here:
- a CDS encoding glycosidase produces the protein MLRESKIPSLYTELFHRHPDNPILTAQDWPYPAHTAFNAGACQVGNETVLLVRVEDRRGHSHLTVARSNDGISNWQIDSKPSFLPDPANFSEEAWGVEDPRLTWVEERKEWIIAYTAFSPSGPLVSLAATKDFVTFNRLGPVMPPEDKDAAVFPRKFNGRYAMIHRPVSTGSSGAHIWLSFSPDLTHWGDHHILLHARRGAWWDANKIGLSPPPLETPEGWLMLYHGVRNTAGGCLYRLGLALLDLEDPCRVLHRSDEWIFAPEMPYERQGDVSGVVFPCGWILDQASGGIRIYYGGADTCIALAKAQLSDLLSYLRNCPAPSAKKRPGMTLLE
- a CDS encoding ECF-type sigma factor, which encodes MIIDLRSEVTQILNAIDEGDINASAELLPLVYEQVRKLASQKIAQEKSGKRFSPWRCRFTH